In Pseudofrankia saprophytica, one genomic interval encodes:
- the panC gene encoding pantoate--beta-alanine ligase — MPRTPLADPDARTRPALASTRAELAALLAPPAGRRAVVMTMGALHEGHATLIRAARREAEQVVVTIFVNPLQFGPHEDLDRYPRTLAADLEVCAREGVDVVFAPSVVHDPAPLVTVGAGPLGDMLEGASRPGHFDGVLTVVATLLHLVRPDLAFFGRKDAQQLVCIRRMAADLAFGVRIVGVPTVREPDGLALSSRNAYLTTAQRSSALALSRALAAGLAAAAAGPDAVVAAARAVLAAEPGIEVDYLVLASPDDLGQATTGPALLLVAARVGATRLIDNVELTLPPAAEPEA, encoded by the coding sequence ATGCCCCGTACCCCGCTCGCCGATCCCGACGCAAGGACTCGGCCCGCCCTCGCCAGCACCCGCGCGGAGCTGGCCGCGCTGCTCGCCCCGCCGGCCGGGCGCCGGGCGGTGGTGATGACCATGGGCGCGCTGCACGAGGGGCATGCCACCCTCATCCGCGCGGCCCGCCGGGAGGCCGAGCAGGTCGTCGTCACGATCTTCGTCAACCCGCTGCAGTTCGGGCCGCACGAGGACCTCGACCGTTACCCGCGCACCCTGGCGGCCGACCTCGAGGTGTGCGCCCGGGAGGGTGTGGACGTCGTGTTCGCGCCGTCGGTGGTGCACGACCCGGCACCGCTGGTGACCGTGGGTGCCGGGCCGCTCGGCGACATGCTGGAGGGGGCGAGCCGGCCGGGGCACTTCGACGGCGTCCTCACGGTCGTCGCGACGCTGCTGCACCTCGTCCGGCCGGACCTGGCGTTCTTCGGCCGCAAGGACGCCCAGCAGCTGGTCTGCATCCGCCGGATGGCAGCGGACCTGGCCTTCGGAGTGCGGATCGTCGGCGTGCCGACCGTCCGCGAGCCGGACGGGCTCGCGCTGTCCAGCCGCAACGCCTACCTGACCACCGCCCAGCGGTCCTCGGCGCTCGCGCTCTCCCGGGCGCTGGCGGCCGGCCTCGCGGCCGCCGCCGCCGGCCCGGACGCGGTCGTCGCCGCCGCGCGCGCGGTGCTCGCGGCCGAGCCAGGCATCGAGGTCGACTACCTCGTCCTCGCCAGTCCCGACGACCTCGGCCAGGCCACGACCGGGCCCGCCCTGCTGCTCGTGGCGGCCAGGGTGGGCGCCACCCGCCTGATCGACAACGTCGAGCTCACCCTCCCACCCGCCGCCGAACCAGAGGCCTGA
- a CDS encoding MMPL family transporter, with product MPSRAPHHPDGHRADHSAQAPARSAAGAARRPNGNAGRVTADGHANHLAARAARWSVRHRKFAVAGWLLAVVAVIMIGNMIGTKTLKDEDMSLGESGRAEQTLRDAGFVDRDSENVLIQLPTAPAGGQLADPQVRATVADVIARIAATGEVTDVRAPIPAQGATEDSGLVSADGRSVLVTFELTGDPDTAADRIEPVMDTVASVAAAHSGLTVEQFGQASADKALDETMGNDFQRAEWSAIPVTIAILLIVFGALIAALIPVALAMTAFIGTLGVVAFVSHLMPTNEIATSVMLLIGLAVGVDYALFYIRREREERAKGHGPERALAIASETSGHTVLVSGLTVAVSLAGLMITGMSVFTGIAVGTMIVVLVALLGSVTVLPALLSLLGDRVELGRLPWKRPAAPDAPRSRRARRAARRTARHSKRQAGEIADAAMTEVLGAAVAAEHAERVERAERAALLEAAGKNGRVRLLDRLMRHPGIVATVTGGLLILLALPTLGMHTAEQGLDDLPKDIPVMKTYQRLTAAFPGGPTPAVIVVSAPDVTSAPVTAAIDDLRSKAVAAKVGFEPVVVDISADKTVARVLMPIAGGGTDDASMDAVHTLRDDLVPSTIEKIPGARADVSGLAAGSLDFNDQLGGRTPLVIGFVLLLAFGLLLTAFRSATVAALAVGLNLLSVGAAYGLLVLIFQHHWADSLLNFTATGSIANWMPLMLFVILFGLSMDYQVFLLSRVREAREAGLDMRSAALAGLRRSAGVVTSAAVIMVAVFSIFATLSQVSMKQLGIGLGSAILIDATVIRVLLMPAMLTLLGDRVWRPKAGSTPAAGPDAGETPATVLPTQQPRSLRAHSHTS from the coding sequence ATGCCCAGTCGCGCTCCCCACCACCCCGACGGCCATCGGGCCGATCACTCCGCCCAGGCCCCGGCGCGCTCCGCCGCCGGGGCCGCCCGCCGGCCGAACGGCAACGCGGGCCGCGTCACCGCCGACGGTCACGCCAACCACCTCGCCGCCAGGGCCGCGCGCTGGAGCGTGCGGCACCGCAAGTTCGCCGTCGCCGGCTGGCTGCTCGCCGTCGTCGCCGTGATCATGATTGGCAACATGATCGGCACGAAGACCCTCAAGGACGAGGACATGAGCCTCGGCGAGAGCGGCCGCGCGGAGCAGACGCTGCGCGACGCCGGCTTCGTCGACCGCGACAGCGAGAACGTCCTCATCCAGCTTCCTACCGCGCCGGCCGGCGGCCAGCTGGCCGACCCGCAGGTCCGCGCGACGGTCGCCGATGTCATCGCGCGGATCGCGGCCACCGGTGAGGTGACCGACGTGCGCGCCCCGATCCCCGCGCAGGGTGCCACCGAGGACAGCGGTCTGGTCTCCGCGGACGGCCGGTCCGTGCTGGTGACCTTCGAGCTCACCGGGGACCCCGACACCGCGGCCGACCGGATCGAGCCGGTCATGGACACCGTCGCCTCGGTCGCCGCCGCCCACAGCGGGCTCACGGTCGAGCAGTTCGGCCAGGCGAGCGCCGACAAGGCCCTCGACGAGACGATGGGCAACGACTTCCAGCGGGCCGAGTGGTCCGCGATCCCGGTGACCATCGCCATCCTGCTGATCGTGTTCGGCGCGCTGATCGCCGCGCTGATCCCGGTGGCGCTGGCGATGACCGCGTTCATCGGCACGCTCGGCGTCGTCGCGTTCGTCAGCCACCTGATGCCGACCAACGAGATCGCGACATCGGTCATGCTGCTGATCGGCCTCGCCGTCGGCGTCGACTACGCGCTGTTCTACATCCGCCGCGAGCGCGAGGAGCGCGCCAAGGGCCACGGCCCCGAGCGGGCGCTGGCGATCGCGTCCGAGACCTCCGGCCACACCGTGCTGGTCTCCGGCCTGACCGTCGCCGTGTCGCTGGCCGGCCTGATGATCACCGGGATGAGCGTCTTCACCGGGATCGCGGTCGGCACGATGATCGTCGTCCTGGTCGCGCTGCTCGGCTCGGTCACCGTGCTGCCCGCGCTGCTGTCCCTGCTCGGTGACCGGGTCGAGCTCGGCCGGCTGCCGTGGAAGCGCCCGGCGGCGCCGGACGCGCCCCGCTCCCGGCGGGCCCGGCGGGCGGCGCGCCGCACCGCGCGGCACTCGAAGCGCCAGGCCGGCGAGATCGCGGACGCGGCCATGACCGAGGTCCTCGGCGCGGCCGTCGCCGCCGAGCACGCCGAGCGCGTGGAGCGGGCCGAGCGGGCCGCGCTCCTCGAGGCGGCCGGGAAGAACGGCCGGGTCCGCCTGCTCGACCGGCTGATGCGCCACCCCGGCATCGTCGCGACCGTGACCGGCGGCCTGCTGATCCTGCTCGCCCTCCCGACGCTGGGCATGCACACCGCCGAGCAGGGGCTCGACGACCTGCCCAAGGACATCCCGGTCATGAAGACCTACCAGCGGCTGACCGCCGCCTTCCCCGGCGGGCCCACGCCCGCGGTGATCGTGGTGTCCGCACCCGACGTCACCTCGGCGCCCGTCACCGCCGCGATCGACGACCTGCGGTCCAAGGCCGTCGCGGCCAAGGTCGGCTTCGAGCCCGTCGTCGTCGACATCAGCGCCGACAAGACCGTCGCCCGCGTGCTCATGCCGATCGCCGGCGGCGGCACCGACGACGCGTCGATGGACGCGGTCCACACGCTGCGCGACGACCTGGTGCCCTCGACGATCGAGAAGATCCCCGGCGCGCGCGCCGACGTCAGCGGCCTGGCCGCCGGCTCGCTGGACTTCAACGACCAGCTCGGCGGGCGTACCCCGCTGGTGATCGGGTTCGTGCTGCTGCTGGCCTTCGGGCTGCTGCTGACGGCGTTCCGCAGCGCCACGGTCGCGGCCCTCGCGGTGGGCCTGAACCTGCTCTCCGTCGGCGCGGCCTACGGCCTGCTGGTGCTGATCTTCCAGCACCACTGGGCGGACAGCCTGCTGAACTTCACGGCCACCGGCAGCATCGCCAACTGGATGCCGCTGATGCTGTTCGTGATCCTGTTCGGCCTGTCGATGGACTACCAGGTGTTCCTGCTCTCCCGGGTCCGCGAGGCCCGCGAGGCGGGGCTGGACATGCGGTCGGCGGCGCTCGCCGGCCTGCGCCGCAGCGCCGGCGTGGTCACCAGCGCGGCGGTCATCATGGTCGCGGTCTTCTCGATCTTCGCGACGCTGTCCCAGGTCAGCATGAAGCAGCTGGGCATCGGCCTCGGCTCGGCGATCCTCATCGACGCGACCGTCATCCGGGTCCTGCTGATGCCCGCCATGCTCACCCTGCTCGGCGACCGCGTCTGGCGCCCCAAGGCCGGCTCCACCCCCGCGGCCGGCCCCGACGCGGGCGAGACCCCCGCGACGGTTCTCCCCACCCAGCAGCCAAGGAGCCTCCGAGCCCACTCGCACACCAGCTAA